One Theropithecus gelada isolate Dixy chromosome 20, Tgel_1.0, whole genome shotgun sequence DNA segment encodes these proteins:
- the TNFRSF17 gene encoding tumor necrosis factor receptor superfamily member 17, whose protein sequence is MLQMARQCSQNEYFDSLLHDCKPCQLRCSSTPPLTCQRYCTASMTNSVKGMNAILWTCLGLSLIISLAVFVLTFLLRKMSSEPLKDEFKNTGSGLLGMANIDLEKGRTGDEIVLPRGLEYTVEECTCEDCIKNKPKVDSDHCFPLPAMEEGATILVTTKTNDYCNSLPAALSVTEIEKSISAR, encoded by the exons ATGTTGCAGATGGCTCGGCAGTGCTcccaaaatgaatattttgacaGTTTGTTGCATGATTGCAAACCTTGTCAACTTCGATGTTCTAGTACTCCTCCTCTAACATGTCAGCGTTATTGCACTGCAA GTATGACCAATTCAGTGAAAGGAATGAATGCGATTCTCTGGACCTGTTTGGGACTGAGCTTGATAATTTCTTTGGCAGTTTTCGTGCTAACGTTTTTGCTAAGGAAGATGAGCTCTGAACCATTAAAGGATGAGTTTAAAAACACAG GATCAGGTCTCCTGGGCATGGCTAACATTGACCTGGAAAAGGGCAGGACTGGTGATGAAATTGTTCTTCCAAGAGGCCTGGAGTACACGGTGGAAGAATGCACCTGTGAAGACTGCATCAAGAATAAACCAAAGGTCGATTCTGACCATTGCTTTCCACTCCCAGCCATGGAGGAAGGTGCAACCATTCTCGTCACCACGAAAACGAATGACTATTGCAATAGCCTGCCAGCTGCTTTGAGTGTTACGGAGATAGAGAAATCAATTTCTGCTAGGTAA